Genomic segment of Colletotrichum destructivum chromosome 5, complete sequence:
ATTGCTGGGCCCTCAGGGGACCGTGGTTCCCGATGCTTCTTCACCAAAATGGAATGAAACATGAGTCAGACATCAAAAATCTTGTAAGCTTGGCGGGCTACTACCTTGGACTCCTCTCTGGCTGTTCCTATCCTACATACCATATGCTCTAAGTAACATATCCCACTTGCAGATCTAGAGGAGAGATTGATGTCTGGGTCGGAGAGACCATACTTTTTATTGTGTTTTTACTCTTTACTGACGGGCTGCCTTGAAAGGCCGAAGAGCTGGAAGATACCGAAGGGGGTTGAAAGTAGAAGTGCCGACAATCTGTCCGAGAGGCTGGATCTTCCAATAATCTTCTCGTGTTTCGTTAGTGCCATGACCTTTAACTGAACATTTTCAAGTCCTCATGACACGTCTGTCACCAAAACATTGGCCAAGTCTTTCACTGAATACCAGTCCAAGACTCAGAACCTTGCTGACAATGTCCATCCAACAGCCAGCACCCGAACTGCGGCATAGCAGATAAACGCCAAGACATAGGAGACACCGGAGAAGATAATCAGCCCCTCCCAGTTTTGACCCCCTTTGTTCGATTCCAAAATTGCTCCAGCAACCGGTAGACTGCTCAGCGTGCCAAAACTggccatcatcatggccgtTGACAGGAAGCGTCCATAATCTCTTGCATCGCAGAGTTGGCCGAGACACACCGGCACCAACCCCAAGTTACTGCCGCTGGCGAACCCGAAGATGGCAACAAAGGCAAGGAGCATGGACTGAGAGTTCCCCGAGGGCAGCCAGAGTCCGAAAACCGTGACGAAACACAAGGCAATGGTGATGAGAATGATGTTGAATCTCCCATACTTGTCGGCGGCAAGCCCGGGAAGGAAACGGCCCATGGCTGAGCCTGCGTTGAGGATGGAGAGAATGGTGTAGGAGTGGACGTTACTGCCCGGCAACGTGGCCGCATACGAAATGATGTAGGTGATGGGGACGAAAAGGCCCCATTCCATGAAAAACAGGCCCACGGCCGACAGCGCAAACTTCAGATCTCGAAAGACGGTGAGGTCGGGCCAGATGGACGCCGgcccctccttcttgggcAGCCGTGAtcggatgaagagggtcGCAGGGACGGTGAGGCCGATGAGAATGAATCCCAAAATCCGGGCCGTGGGGCCGAAGCCGAGAGTCGGAAAGAGGTTCTGGAGGATGATGGGAtagacgatgccgccgacggaaCCGGCTGTCGTCGCGATGCCGGTGGCAAAACCTCGCCGTGAGTCGAAAAAGTGTGCGATGGCGCCGTAGGAGGGAAAATTGAGCAGAGCGCCGCCCAAACCGCCCAGAATAGAGTATGTGAGGAGGATTTGATAGTACTCTGCGGCTTCCAATCAGCCAAACCAGTCACCAATGAAACAAAGGGGTTCGACAGACCCTTGCACAGACTGAGGAGCAGAAGACTTGCCGACATGCAGAGGccgccagcaacaacaagcCCGCGAGGGCCGTACTGGTCGAAGAGGGGCCCGACTTGTATGCCGACGAAGTAGACTATGAAGAGGTAGAGGCTGAAGATCCAGCCATTCTCCGAAGACGAGTGGTCGGCGAGCTGGTTCTCGGAGAAGTAGGACTCGAAGACGGCAGCGGAATTGATGAGACCAAAAACAGAGAGCATGGCACAAAAGGACCCAAAGACGACCAGCCAGGCCTGCCAGCCGCCTTCGGGGAAGGTTAGTTCGCTGGGCCTTGATGCATCATGTTCTGCATAACTGTCTATGTCTCGATGTCTTGTCCAATCCGGCTCGGCGTCGTAGAGGCTCGTGGATGGCGCTGAGGACGTTGGTCCATGGACATTTCTTAACTGGATGGAAGATGTCTTGACAGCCGTCTGGGACATTGTGGACTAAGCTCATGTTAGACAGGTGGACCTATACCGGCACTGGAGACGATGTGTGCAGCCCACATTTACACCTACGCGTTACTTGGATCGGGTAgtccagggggggggggggggggggggtggtcaGCTGCAGCTCGCCAAGTTCGAATGCCAAGGTAATGTGAAGGTTGTTGAGTAACGTGTGAAAACAGCAATCAACCCATTTTCCGTTATAAAGCCAGGTCCGGTATGGTATCCACTTGCACGTGCTGCTTATTAGTTAAGAATCCTGACTGAACAGAGGGTCTGAAGTCGTGGAAATTACGCGGATGGTTGTGCTGGCTCCTAGAC
This window contains:
- a CDS encoding Putative major facilitator superfamily, diphthamide synthesis DPH1/DPH2, MFS transporter superfamily — translated: MSQTAVKTSSIQLRNVHGPTSSAPSTSLYDAEPDWTRHRDIDSYAEHDASRPSELTFPEGGWQAWLVVFGSFCAMLSVFGLINSAAVFESYFSENQLADHSSSENGWIFSLYLFIVYFVGIQVGPLFDQYGPRGLVVAGGLCMSASLLLLSLCKEYYQILLTYSILGGLGGALLNFPSYGAIAHFFDSRRGFATGIATTAGSVGGIVYPIILQNLFPTLGFGPTARILGFILIGLTVPATLFIRSRLPKKEGPASIWPDLTVFRDLKFALSAVGLFFMEWGLFVPITYIISYAATLPGSNVHSYTILSILNAGSAMGRFLPGLAADKYGRFNIILITIALCFVTVFGLWLPSGNSQSMLLAFVAIFGFASGSNLGLVPVCLGQLCDARDYGRFLSTAMMMASFGTLSSLPVAGAILESNKGGQNWEGLIIFSGVSYVLAFICYAAVRVLAVGWTLSARF